A portion of the Fusobacterium perfoetens ATCC 29250 genome contains these proteins:
- a CDS encoding Na+/H+ antiporter NhaC family protein, protein MKKGIYFLSLLLLILFVLKTKFTIGGIILGIYIILSLISIKKDVTLDEIIDISILYGKKSSLVIILFIFIGSLSAMWMASGTIPALVYYGLKFINPKIFLFFVFFISCIISIILGSAFASTGIIGMALMAIAKTGDINLSLVGGAIISGVYFGDRWSPISVSANLVSSLTGVDIYTNLKNMIKSTIIPFILTSLIYIVLSQIFTLDTSETTLPKIIMENYNLDIRFIFLPLISIILLSFLKINVKISMGISIIIAGIIGIFLQGEKFINLLQYAFSGFYKFNGHPLEKIIKGGGVISMANATLVIVISCLLIGILEKMEILSFLKSKIRNISTRSGLFLNMIGISILAGMIGCNQTVSVIMTEQVMEEIYDSRNLSREELTLDLENSSVLLNNFIPWNSSCFVPCAILEVVFYKAVPLAFFLYFIPLWTFISYKFWSKKLS, encoded by the coding sequence ATGAAAAAGGGTATATATTTTTTAAGTCTTTTATTGCTAATTCTATTTGTATTAAAAACAAAATTTACTATAGGAGGAATTATTTTAGGAATATATATAATTTTATCATTAATTTCTATCAAAAAAGATGTAACTTTAGATGAAATTATAGATATATCTATATTATATGGAAAAAAATCCAGTCTTGTAATAATTCTTTTTATATTTATTGGAAGTCTTTCAGCTATGTGGATGGCTTCAGGTACAATTCCTGCCCTTGTTTATTATGGACTAAAATTTATAAATCCAAAAATATTTTTATTTTTTGTATTTTTTATTAGTTGTATTATTTCGATTATTTTAGGAAGTGCTTTTGCTTCAACAGGGATAATTGGAATGGCTCTTATGGCTATTGCAAAAACTGGAGATATTAATTTAAGTCTTGTAGGAGGAGCTATAATATCTGGAGTTTACTTTGGAGATAGATGGTCACCAATTTCAGTTAGTGCAAATTTAGTTTCTTCTTTAACAGGAGTAGATATTTATACCAACTTAAAAAATATGATAAAATCAACTATTATTCCTTTTATTTTAACATCACTTATATATATAGTTTTATCACAAATTTTTACTTTAGATACAAGTGAAACAACTTTACCAAAAATTATAATGGAAAATTATAATTTAGATATTAGATTTATATTTTTACCACTTATCTCTATAATTTTACTTTCTTTCTTAAAAATAAATGTAAAAATTTCTATGGGGATAAGTATTATTATTGCTGGAATTATAGGAATATTTTTACAAGGAGAAAAATTTATTAATTTATTGCAATATGCTTTTAGTGGATTTTATAAATTTAATGGACATCCTTTAGAAAAAATTATAAAAGGTGGGGGAGTTATTTCAATGGCTAATGCTACTTTAGTAATTGTTATCTCTTGTTTATTAATTGGAATTTTAGAAAAAATGGAAATTTTATCATTTTTAAAATCGAAAATTAGAAATATAAGCACGAGAAGTGGACTTTTCTTAAATATGATAGGAATAAGTATTTTAGCTGGGATGATTGGTTGCAACCAAACAGTATCTGTAATTATGACAGAACAAGTTATGGAAGAAATTTATGATTCAAGAAATCTATCAAGAGAGGAATTAACTTTAGATTTAGAAAATTCATCAGTTCTTTTAAATAATTTTATTCCTTGGAATAGTTCTTGTTTTGTTCCTTGTGCTATTTTAGAGGTTGTTTTTTATAAGGCTGTACCACTGGCTTTTTTCTTATATTTTATACCACTTTGGACATTTATTTCTTATAAATTTTGGTCTAAAAAATTAAGTTAA
- a CDS encoding NusG domain II-containing protein has product MKRKPCYFRKWDILIYIVIFSIFLILFLHVQNLKTIKGNKAEIYVDNQLKYVFNLQEEKKEFFVDTNLGGVNVLIEKMKIRVTTSNSPLKICVKQGWISNVGDTIVGIPDRLLIKIVGITTEDDVDATAR; this is encoded by the coding sequence TTGAAAAGAAAACCCTGTTACTTTAGAAAATGGGATATATTAATATATATAGTCATTTTTTCTATATTTTTAATACTATTTTTGCATGTACAAAACCTTAAAACTATAAAAGGGAATAAGGCTGAAATATATGTAGATAATCAATTAAAATATGTATTTAATTTACAAGAAGAAAAAAAAGAGTTTTTTGTTGATACTAACTTAGGTGGAGTTAATGTTTTAATTGAAAAGATGAAAATTAGAGTTACTACTTCTAATTCGCCTCTTAAAATTTGTGTGAAACAAGGTTGGATTTCAAATGTTGGAGATACTATTGTAGGAATTCCTGATAGATTACTTATAAAGATAGTAGGAATTACTACAGAAGATGATGTTGATGCTACAGCTAGGTAA
- a CDS encoding phosphatidylserine decarboxylase — protein MEFKKIEYIDRKTGKTLVEKVPGESFLKFLYYNPFGVLPLELLVKRKFLSVLYGKKMDNMSSKKMIPNFVKEHSINMEESIKSVDEFTSFNDFFYRELKPNSRKIDRRRGVLTSPADGKVFVIENVSKDTEFFVKGEKFYLEDFLKNKSLAKKYKNGIMFIIRLAPVDYHRFHFPASGMISKTKLIKGAYYSVSTHAIRKNFRIFCENKRTLSTLFTDSFKDICILEIGATMVGGIKQTYIPYTHVKKGDEKGYFYFGGSTVILLLEKQSFRIDKDILENSRNGIETKVFMGERLGVSWRFREEED, from the coding sequence ATGGAATTTAAAAAGATTGAATATATAGATAGAAAAACTGGAAAAACTTTAGTAGAAAAAGTTCCAGGAGAAAGTTTTTTAAAATTTTTGTATTATAATCCTTTTGGAGTTTTACCTTTAGAATTATTAGTAAAAAGAAAATTTCTATCTGTTTTATATGGAAAAAAAATGGATAACATGAGTTCTAAAAAAATGATACCTAATTTTGTAAAAGAGCATTCTATAAATATGGAAGAATCTATAAAATCTGTTGATGAATTTACATCTTTTAATGATTTTTTCTATAGAGAACTAAAACCAAATTCAAGAAAAATAGATAGAAGAAGAGGGGTACTTACAAGCCCAGCTGATGGAAAAGTATTTGTAATTGAAAATGTATCAAAAGATACAGAATTTTTTGTAAAAGGTGAAAAATTTTATTTAGAGGATTTCTTAAAAAATAAATCTTTAGCTAAAAAATATAAAAATGGAATTATGTTTATTATAAGATTAGCTCCTGTAGATTATCATAGATTTCATTTTCCAGCTTCTGGAATGATATCTAAGACAAAACTTATAAAAGGAGCTTATTATTCTGTTTCTACTCATGCAATTAGAAAGAATTTTAGAATTTTTTGTGAAAATAAAAGAACTCTTTCTACACTTTTTACAGATTCATTTAAAGATATTTGTATATTGGAAATAGGTGCTACTATGGTAGGAGGGATAAAACAAACATATATTCCTTATACTCATGTAAAAAAAGGAGATGAAAAAGGTTATTTCTATTTTGGAGGCTCAACTGTAATTTTACTTTTAGAAAAACAATCTTTTAGAATAGATAAAGATATATTAGAAAATAGTAGAAATGGAATTGAAACAAAGGTATTTATGGGAGAGAGATTAGGAGTTTCTTGGAGATTTAGGGAGGAAGAAGATTGA